A portion of the Sphingobacterium spiritivorum genome contains these proteins:
- a CDS encoding sialate O-acetylesterase, producing the protein MLNMKIAVLKYVLICLAFVLLDICKADIRLPALLSDNMLLQQSTKVRLWGSADPGEQITVKPSWTKETVRTTADHAGKWTLTIKTPKASDKTYELLFKGNNEVSIRNILIGEVWLCSGQSNMDFPVAKSTGWRTGILDEEQHMKEADFPEIRLFHVRQTLSPKVPLEDCEGEWMICNPDNLKEFSAVAFFFGRKIYRQTKLPVGLIQTTWGGTHAESWTPMSSMQHNPVYSTLIEEQNKAEQSYPQDSLVYQKALKHYEEAKNKGQQLPKKPKEPLGIYHNKALATLWNGMVNPLVPYTIKGVIWYQGESNSVRYQDYQQVFSNMIQSWRKAWKQKDMPFYFVQIAPHYKQPPEIREAQLKTWQAVQNTGMVVITDVGDSTDIHPRNKQVPGERLANWALAKEYKIPVAYAGPLYRKKKIQKDKIILTFDYASKGFLSDSKEIKGFEIAGADQHYYPATASVQGTQVQVSSEQVKQPLYVRYAWGKYKPGNLYNAEGLPASPFRTDN; encoded by the coding sequence ATGCTGAACATGAAAATTGCTGTTTTAAAATATGTGCTGATCTGCCTTGCATTTGTCCTGTTGGATATTTGCAAGGCAGATATCAGGCTGCCTGCACTTCTGTCTGACAATATGCTTTTACAGCAAAGTACGAAGGTCAGACTATGGGGAAGTGCGGACCCTGGTGAGCAGATAACGGTAAAGCCATCCTGGACGAAAGAAACTGTTAGAACAACTGCAGATCATGCCGGGAAATGGACGCTCACGATAAAAACACCCAAAGCCTCTGACAAAACATATGAATTACTGTTTAAGGGAAACAACGAGGTCAGTATTCGTAATATACTGATCGGTGAGGTCTGGCTCTGTTCGGGACAGTCCAATATGGATTTTCCGGTAGCAAAATCAACAGGCTGGAGAACTGGAATTCTGGATGAAGAGCAACATATGAAAGAAGCAGATTTTCCGGAAATCCGTTTATTTCATGTCCGGCAGACCTTATCCCCTAAAGTGCCTTTAGAAGACTGTGAAGGAGAGTGGATGATTTGTAATCCGGATAATTTAAAAGAGTTTTCAGCCGTAGCTTTTTTCTTCGGTCGTAAAATATACAGACAGACCAAATTGCCTGTAGGATTGATACAGACAACCTGGGGAGGTACACATGCAGAGTCCTGGACGCCAATGTCATCCATGCAGCATAACCCCGTGTACAGTACATTGATTGAAGAACAAAATAAAGCCGAGCAAAGTTATCCACAGGACAGCCTGGTCTATCAGAAAGCACTTAAGCATTATGAAGAGGCAAAAAATAAAGGCCAGCAGCTACCCAAAAAACCAAAAGAACCTCTAGGAATATACCATAATAAGGCACTGGCTACACTATGGAATGGAATGGTCAATCCCCTTGTCCCGTATACTATAAAGGGAGTAATCTGGTATCAGGGAGAATCCAATTCAGTCAGATATCAGGACTATCAGCAGGTTTTCAGCAATATGATTCAAAGCTGGCGGAAGGCATGGAAACAAAAAGATATGCCTTTCTATTTTGTGCAGATCGCTCCGCACTACAAGCAGCCACCGGAGATCAGAGAAGCACAACTGAAAACCTGGCAGGCGGTGCAAAACACAGGGATGGTCGTCATTACCGATGTAGGAGATTCTACGGATATACACCCCCGCAATAAGCAGGTGCCCGGAGAAAGATTGGCAAACTGGGCTTTAGCTAAAGAATATAAGATTCCGGTAGCGTATGCAGGACCACTGTACAGGAAAAAGAAAATACAGAAAGATAAGATCATTCTTACTTTTGATTATGCCAGCAAGGGATTCTTATCAGACAGCAAAGAAATTAAAGGTTTTGAAATTGCCGGTGCAGATCAGCATTATTATCCCGCTACCGCTTCAGTTCAGGGAACTCAGGTGCAGGTAAGCAGCGAACAGGTTAAACAACCCCTGTATGTCCGATACGCCTGGGGGAAATATAAGCCCGGAAATCTTTACAATGCAGAAGGCTTGCCTGCAAGTCCATTTCGTACAGATAATTAA
- a CDS encoding RagB/SusD family nutrient uptake outer membrane protein produces MKKLVYIISISAALFSTSCKDWLDLPSQSDFDSSNIFENVPRVEMAVLGAYTSTFNNELYYQFGMGTDECFSTEGETNSKNQVSNYVYNPATSPSSTYTAMFSGVEQVNVIIRNIPLMTNVAESEKTRLNMLLGEAYAIRAKNMLNVVRYFGDVPYPKIPVIEADSYASSRVSRDTIMDGCIEDLQKAITLLPWKSESGVTSERITKNVAYGLLARTALYAAGYSLRWDLNSYSPGSVQLARRADTQRIQQLYQIARDACEEVVKRGENDLIDYETVFRDLINGRYNRESMLEYGQLGLDRNEAQVGYTNGIFAHQNSFYGKAQPAMAVLPTYYFDFKEGDSRRDVAISNYAITADNLHQMNTYSSNTIGKFRVNWKSEKGPAVNKRDINWIELRYSDILLMYAEAENELNQAPTATAKQMLEKVRLRAFKGDAGKIGTTPASYQEFKNAIIEERKLELGFEGWRRTDLIRWGILFEKLTETKQQVLDLAGKKGRFANVDLYRAYKKTSATTFNDPLVACTYISFKAAPTATERTQLQNEGYTILEMHSNVAAFFANALTPTATWVGNLYRGLEKNKVELFPLSTKTIDDNPGLRGQQHPLY; encoded by the coding sequence ATGAAAAAATTAGTCTATATAATCAGTATCTCTGCGGCATTATTCTCCACTTCATGCAAAGATTGGTTAGATCTGCCTTCACAAAGTGATTTTGATAGTTCCAATATCTTTGAAAATGTACCCCGTGTCGAGATGGCGGTATTAGGAGCATACACCAGTACATTTAATAACGAATTGTATTATCAGTTTGGAATGGGTACGGATGAATGTTTCTCTACGGAGGGGGAAACAAACTCTAAAAATCAAGTCTCCAATTATGTATATAATCCGGCGACAAGTCCCTCTTCTACATATACAGCTATGTTTTCGGGAGTAGAGCAGGTCAATGTGATCATTCGTAATATCCCGTTGATGACAAATGTTGCAGAATCTGAAAAAACCAGGCTGAATATGCTGCTTGGAGAAGCTTATGCTATCCGTGCAAAAAATATGCTGAATGTAGTGCGTTATTTTGGAGATGTACCTTATCCCAAGATTCCGGTGATAGAAGCCGATAGTTATGCCTCTTCACGTGTGAGCAGAGACACTATTATGGACGGATGTATTGAAGATCTGCAAAAGGCAATAACACTACTGCCCTGGAAAAGTGAATCAGGGGTAACCTCTGAACGTATCACGAAAAATGTAGCTTATGGACTTCTGGCACGTACAGCCTTGTATGCAGCCGGTTATTCGTTAAGATGGGATCTGAATTCCTATTCACCGGGAAGTGTACAGCTGGCCAGAAGAGCAGATACACAACGTATTCAACAGTTGTATCAGATCGCACGGGATGCCTGTGAAGAAGTAGTGAAAAGAGGCGAAAATGATCTTATAGATTATGAAACGGTTTTCCGGGATCTGATCAATGGTCGTTACAACAGAGAATCCATGTTGGAATATGGTCAGTTAGGTTTAGACCGTAATGAGGCACAGGTAGGATACACCAATGGAATCTTTGCGCACCAAAATTCATTCTATGGCAAGGCTCAACCTGCAATGGCCGTTCTTCCGACCTACTATTTTGATTTCAAAGAGGGAGATAGCCGCAGGGATGTCGCGATCAGTAATTATGCTATTACAGCAGACAATCTGCATCAGATGAATACATATTCCAGCAATACCATTGGCAAATTCAGAGTAAACTGGAAATCTGAAAAAGGTCCTGCGGTTAATAAAAGAGATATCAACTGGATAGAACTGCGTTATTCGGATATATTACTGATGTATGCTGAAGCTGAAAATGAACTGAATCAGGCACCTACAGCTACAGCGAAGCAAATGTTGGAAAAAGTCAGATTAAGAGCTTTTAAAGGTGATGCCGGTAAAATCGGAACGACACCAGCCTCTTATCAGGAATTCAAAAACGCTATTATTGAAGAAAGAAAACTCGAGCTCGGATTTGAAGGATGGAGAAGAACAGATCTGATCAGATGGGGTATTTTATTTGAAAAACTTACAGAAACCAAACAACAAGTTCTGGATCTTGCCGGTAAAAAGGGCCGTTTTGCAAATGTAGATCTGTACAGAGCCTACAAAAAAACCTCTGCAACCACGTTCAACGATCCTTTGGTTGCATGTACCTATATTTCTTTCAAAGCAGCACCTACCGCCACAGAAAGAACCCAGTTGCAAAATGAAGGATATACAATCCTGGAAATGCACAGCAATGTTGCGGCGTTCTTTGCCAATGCGCTTACACCAACAGCGACATGGGTAGGTAACCTTTACAGAGGATTGGAAAAAAATAAAGTAGAACTTTTCCCGTTGAGTACCAAGACTATTGATGATAATCCGGGATTACGCGGACAGCAACACCCGCTTTACTAA
- a CDS encoding SusC/RagA family TonB-linked outer membrane protein: MKNMLFLRAILCAFLAFVMTGISVAQTSDIVTGRIVDENNQPIGGATVAVVGTNVAVTTGRDGKFSIQVKQNTNLRFTYVGFETKDAVANTQSPMEIVLQSANNELDEIVVIGYGTARKRDLTGAVGTVKNSDIRNVPVTTAAQAITGKVAGVNVVTQSGAPGAAINITVRGGTSITGSTTPLYIVDGFVMEDALMKIDVNDIESIDILKDASASAIYGSRGANGVILISTKSGKAGRTNIDYNGYASFEKLSKKLDLLNIEDYVKYQYEFQTLGGKQQQFANMFGGDVNAADFASGAYARIQRDYGSRPGIDWQDEVFGGQAILQNHNLNINGGNEKTKLMLTFNNTSQDGILAKSGFRRNSVRAKVNHELLKGVNLDFNSLFQDANTDGDGSLGGMLKMSILQPATGGIRFTNEQLINSDIAEDLQALDSQYDIYNPIITNDAITRNKVARLANLNLGLTVNFLENFTFRSSGAYQWNQTRKDYWDDGRTVTARNNGGPYGSRSNAEGYQWQLTNTLSWIKTFGKHNLNLLAGHEILYSKDLSVGHTYYGFPSSNFGLNDVSLASRIERADTDEGRYGLVSGFARAMYNYDDRYLVTGTIRADGVSRFRKGNQWGTFPSVSAAWNIHNESFMKDGSFFNQLKLRAGYGTTGNDKISNTSYATLYGSTVVAVNNTQVIGLKPGTTLGNPDLVWEKTQTSNIALDMSFLDNRVNLTTDFYNNESKNLLVRANIPTSTGYSYQFQNIAALRNRGVEVTLNTVNIKKADFQWQTSFNITFNKSRTKALFGTSGNDYLITNLSSRVDFMTQVGESVGKFYGYKYDGVYTTDDFNQNPDGSYSLKNGVASLKGKNRATIKPGDVKYLPTAGETDANGNPVWSTNDRTVIGNPEPKYFGGMNNAFSYKNFDLSVFVNFAYGNQAFNMNTQRFMGPYLPNQNSLSVMASRFTLIDPATGLETKDLSRLAALNPDQHSKDQVWSLNSGNNIAISDALDYYLEDASFLRINNITFGYTLPATVSKKAFINKLRVYLTLNNIHTFTKYSGYDPEVSASSSILTRGVDNSAYPRAKSVVAGVNLTF; encoded by the coding sequence ATGAAAAATATGCTTTTTTTAAGAGCGATCTTATGTGCCTTTCTTGCGTTTGTAATGACAGGAATAAGTGTTGCACAAACTTCAGATATTGTTACCGGAAGGATTGTCGATGAGAATAATCAACCCATCGGAGGAGCTACTGTTGCCGTAGTAGGCACCAATGTAGCTGTTACGACCGGCAGGGACGGCAAGTTTTCCATTCAGGTAAAACAAAATACCAATCTCCGATTTACATACGTAGGATTTGAAACAAAAGATGCTGTAGCCAATACACAGAGTCCTATGGAAATTGTATTGCAATCTGCCAATAATGAACTCGATGAGATTGTAGTCATCGGTTACGGTACAGCCCGTAAACGGGATCTCACAGGAGCTGTCGGTACAGTAAAAAACAGTGATATCCGCAATGTACCTGTTACTACAGCTGCACAGGCTATTACCGGTAAAGTGGCAGGGGTCAATGTGGTGACACAAAGTGGCGCTCCCGGAGCTGCAATTAATATTACTGTAAGAGGAGGAACTTCTATTACCGGATCGACCACGCCACTCTACATTGTCGATGGTTTTGTGATGGAAGATGCACTGATGAAGATCGATGTAAATGATATCGAAAGTATTGACATCCTCAAAGATGCATCAGCCTCAGCAATCTACGGTTCCCGCGGAGCTAATGGGGTTATCCTGATCTCCACCAAATCAGGAAAAGCCGGACGTACCAATATTGATTATAACGGATATGCAAGTTTTGAAAAGCTCAGCAAAAAACTGGACTTACTGAATATTGAAGATTATGTGAAATACCAGTATGAATTTCAAACATTAGGAGGCAAACAGCAACAATTTGCCAATATGTTTGGAGGAGATGTCAATGCTGCGGATTTTGCTTCAGGAGCGTATGCAAGAATCCAGCGTGATTATGGCAGCAGACCGGGCATCGACTGGCAGGATGAGGTGTTTGGAGGACAGGCGATTTTACAGAATCATAATCTGAATATCAACGGAGGTAATGAAAAGACAAAACTCATGCTGACCTTTAATAATACCAGTCAGGATGGTATTCTGGCAAAATCCGGGTTTCGCAGAAACAGTGTTCGTGCAAAAGTAAATCACGAGCTTTTAAAAGGTGTGAATCTGGACTTTAACTCCCTGTTTCAGGATGCCAATACCGACGGTGACGGCTCTTTAGGAGGCATGTTAAAAATGTCTATTCTTCAGCCTGCAACCGGTGGAATTCGTTTCACAAATGAGCAATTAATTAATTCGGATATAGCCGAAGATCTTCAGGCATTGGATTCGCAATACGATATTTATAACCCGATTATTACGAATGACGCTATTACCCGTAACAAAGTAGCCCGTTTAGCCAATCTGAATTTAGGGCTTACAGTAAATTTTCTGGAAAATTTCACTTTTAGAAGTTCAGGCGCATATCAGTGGAATCAAACCCGTAAAGATTATTGGGATGACGGACGTACCGTCACCGCACGCAACAATGGAGGGCCGTACGGAAGCCGTTCCAATGCAGAAGGCTATCAGTGGCAATTGACCAACACTTTGTCCTGGATTAAAACATTTGGTAAGCACAATCTTAATCTATTGGCAGGACATGAGATTCTGTATTCCAAGGATCTGAGTGTAGGACACACTTATTATGGATTCCCTTCCAGTAATTTTGGTTTGAATGATGTCTCTTTAGCATCCCGTATCGAAAGAGCAGATACAGATGAAGGACGATACGGTCTGGTTTCAGGTTTTGCACGTGCTATGTATAATTATGACGATCGTTATTTAGTAACCGGAACGATCCGCGCAGATGGTGTATCCAGATTCAGAAAAGGAAATCAGTGGGGTACTTTCCCTTCCGTGTCTGCAGCCTGGAATATTCATAACGAAAGTTTTATGAAAGACGGCAGTTTCTTTAACCAATTAAAACTCCGTGCAGGTTATGGGACTACCGGAAATGATAAGATCAGTAATACCAGTTATGCGACACTTTACGGATCCACAGTCGTTGCTGTAAATAATACGCAGGTTATTGGTCTCAAGCCAGGTACAACATTAGGAAATCCGGATCTGGTATGGGAGAAAACACAGACCAGTAATATCGCATTGGATATGTCATTCTTAGATAACAGAGTCAATCTGACAACAGACTTCTATAATAACGAGTCCAAAAATCTGTTGGTTCGGGCCAATATTCCTACATCAACAGGTTACTCGTATCAGTTTCAGAACATAGCTGCATTGAGAAACAGAGGAGTGGAAGTAACATTGAACACGGTTAATATCAAGAAGGCAGATTTCCAATGGCAGACCAGTTTTAATATTACATTCAACAAGTCCAGGACAAAAGCTTTATTCGGAACCAGTGGCAATGATTATCTCATTACAAATCTGAGTTCAAGAGTTGACTTTATGACGCAGGTAGGGGAGTCTGTCGGTAAATTCTACGGTTATAAATATGATGGCGTATATACAACAGATGATTTTAATCAGAATCCGGACGGATCATACAGTTTAAAAAATGGAGTCGCTTCTCTGAAAGGCAAGAACCGGGCAACTATCAAACCGGGAGATGTCAAGTATTTGCCAACAGCAGGAGAAACAGATGCCAACGGCAACCCAGTCTGGTCTACTAATGACAGAACAGTTATTGGTAATCCTGAGCCTAAATATTTCGGAGGTATGAACAATGCTTTCTCTTATAAGAATTTTGATTTAAGTGTATTTGTGAACTTTGCCTATGGTAATCAGGCGTTCAATATGAATACGCAGCGCTTTATGGGGCCATACCTGCCGAATCAGAATTCATTGTCTGTAATGGCTTCCCGGTTTACACTTATAGATCCGGCAACAGGATTAGAAACCAAAGATCTGAGCCGTCTGGCAGCATTAAATCCGGATCAGCACAGTAAAGATCAGGTCTGGAGTCTCAATTCAGGGAATAATATAGCCATTAGTGATGCCCTGGATTACTATCTGGAAGATGCCTCATTCCTACGGATCAACAATATTACGTTTGGTTACACTTTACCGGCTACGGTTTCCAAAAAAGCATTTATCAATAAATTACGTGTTTACCTGACATTGAATAACATCCATACGTTTACCAAATATTCCGGATATGATCCAGAAGTATCAGCAAGTTCTTCTATCCTGACAAGAGGAGTGGATAACTCAGCTTATCCTAGAGCAAAAAGTGTGGTAGCAGGAGTTAATTTAACATTTTAA